A section of the Papio anubis isolate 15944 chromosome 16, Panubis1.0, whole genome shotgun sequence genome encodes:
- the LOC101025061 gene encoding uncharacterized protein LOC101025061 produces MGNECMGTHLSGKEGMASQPTEAHWQHRTSLQSRDSPSRKSSQALGGHGLRTRSREDTVTNPWLIWQVWAAARPVASPAPHDLCLQLSYNLGRAPMQLYGRQRCTTHIPFPGRACCPGCSECGSRWPPAISNFRELPCLRSCPFWGSSRLPEGLQKHSGHHDGQIWLMGAPLVAEALLGHIAVDFALSTFFSQELIPINIHPLPSQTVLASASGEPSLGQVSWERARLLQVACDQEDGGGRCVPMGSSLSLLVPFTLTCAS; encoded by the coding sequence ATGGGCAATGAGTGCATGGGAACTCACCTCAGTGGAAAAGAGGGAATGGCAAGCCAGCCCACCGAAGCCCACTGGCAACATAGGACAAGCCTGCAAAGCAGAGACAGCCCCTCCAGGAAGAGCAGCCAGGCCTTGGGAGGACATGGCCTCAGGACCAGATCCAGGGAGGACACAGTCACTAACCCCTGGCTCATCTGGCAGGTGTGGGCAGCAGCCAGGCCCGTGGCTTCACCAGCTCCCCATGATCTCTGCCTTCAGCTGTCCTACAACCTGGGTCGGGCACCTATGCAGCTTTATGGCAGGCAGAGATGCACCACCCACATCCCCTTTCCAGGTAGGGCTTGCTGCCCTGGCTGTAGCGAGTGTGGCAGCAGATGGCCTCCAGCTATCAGCAActtcagagagctgccttgcctgAGGTCCTGTCCCTTCTGGGGAAGCTCCCGTCTGCCAGAGGGGCTACAAAAGCACAGTGGACACCATGATGGGCAAATATGGCTCATGGGAGCACCACTGGTGGCTGAGGCACTGTTGGGCCACATAGCAGTTGACTTTGCCCTCTCCACCTTCTTTTCACAAGAGTTGATCCCAATAAACATCCATCCTCTTCCATCCCAAACTgtcttggcatctgcttctggagagccCAGCCTGGGGCAAGTTTCATGGGAAAGGGCACGTCTCCTGCAAGTTGCCTGTGACCAGGAAGATGGAGGAGGGAGATGTGTCCCCATGGGTTCCAGTTTGTCCTTGCTCGTCCCCTTCACGCTCACCTGTGCTTCCTGA